The Syngnathus typhle isolate RoL2023-S1 ecotype Sweden linkage group LG16, RoL_Styp_1.0, whole genome shotgun sequence genome includes a region encoding these proteins:
- the zdhhc22 gene encoding palmitoyltransferase ZDHHC22, giving the protein MFTRMLKLRLLNAVAPAYFFTATVVTFILHFGFFMPTIFPGADTSPGGSATVHTFLFLFLMFNALGNYTMTILYPAASATETAVPVCSPHCSDKVDAHYLLNGRHFCKLCKKVILKRDHHCFFTGNCIGNKNMRYFIMFCIYTSCTCLYSLVLGVAFLTVEYSISFENPLTFLTLLPLSTGYFFTGTISGLQLFLVLMLYVWLGIGLVCAGFCCQQVLLVARGQTWCQMQRGELVDNRSPWRSNLTDVFGSNWALGLILPVHTAQMCSEEALKQD; this is encoded by the exons ATGTTCACCCGGATGCTCAAACTGAGGCTCCTCAACGCCGTGGCCCCTGCATACTTTTTCACAGCGACAGTGGTCACCTTCATCCTGCACTTTGGCTTCTTCATGCCAACCATCTTCCCCGGCGCCGACACGTCGCCAGGAGGGTCTGCAACTGTTCACACTTTCCTGTTCCTCTTCCTGATGTTCAACGCCCTTGGGAATTACACAATGACTATCCTCTACCCTGCTGCGAGCGCCACCGAGACGGCGGTCCCGGTGTGTTCCCCGCACTGCTCGGACAAAGTGGACGCGCACTACCTCCTGAATGGCCGCCACTTCTGCAAACTGTGCAAGAAAGTTATACTCAAACGTGATCACCATTGCTTCTTCACCGGGAATTGCATCGGGAACAAAAACATGCGCTACTTCATCATGTTTTGCATCTACACCTCGTGCACGTGTTTGTACTCGCTGGTTCTTGGTGTGGCCTTCCTCACAGTGGAGTACTCCATCTCTTTTGAAAATCCGCTGACCTTCTTGACCCTTCTGCCTCTCTCCACTGGCTACTTCTTCACAG GAACAATCTCCGGCCTGCAGCTGTTCCTGGTGCTGATGCTTTATGTGTGGCTGGGCATCGGGCTGGTGTGCGCGGGCTTTTGTTGCCAGCAGGTGCTGCTGGTGGCCCGGGGCCAAACCTGGTGTCAGATGCAGAGGGGGGAGCTCGTGGACAACCGCAGCCCTTGGAGAAGCAACCTCACGGATGTGTTTGGCTCCAACTGGGCGCTGGGCCTCATTCTGCCGGTGCACACAGCCCAGATGTGCTCTGAGGAGGCGCTCAAGCAAGACTGA
- the cipca gene encoding CLOCK-interacting pacemaker a, which yields MSTFRQPVQHRTSSITRVTHHATSKQDLERDSGFSDASSEYLSAVDGTDCEDAGRRRSTVSQDTAGLQLAVMGGSYAGLSPMLIMNNFVLNQPSQVTPAEKQWGFHSSLDVMPQSQMLLLQPMMSPKTTLENLPQSKMSTLKTYPRIAPIPADTPSKRSGSSRMRGNSSWAYDQRHRKHGNRQHATPDREPQVPSKSALSKFDVSNNQSPVPSESSELLHEKCLSPVTGTSVPPSTYHSRTDLDDNQLCPDMNSDGFLAESNKSKRFSNTYNILSNSGLLGITLRTKQLIKDNKRTQSQLQLLQEHTALLLEALGSGDPQLWTKLQLCLQDFNK from the exons ATGAGCACCTTTAGGCAACCCGTTCAACACCGGACATCCTCCATCACCAGGGTAACACACCATGCCACATCAAAACAGGATTTGGAACGAGATTCGGGATTCTCAG ATGCCAGCTCTGAGTACCTGAGTGCGGTTGATGGGACTGACTGCGAGGATGCAGGCAGGAGAAGGTCCACGGTCAGCCAGGACACGGCCGGACTGCAGCTTGCCGTGATGGGAGGCTCCTACGCTGGACTTTCCCCGATGCTCATTATGAATAATTTTGTCCTCAATCAG CCATCGCAAGTGACTCCAGCTGAGAAACAGTGGGGCTTCCACTCATCTCTTGATGTCATGCCTCAATCTCAAATGCTTCTCCTTCAACCTATGATGTCACCAAAAACAACCCTTGAAAATCTCCCGCAGTCCAAAATGTCCACCCTCAAGACCTACCCCAGAATCGCCCCGATCCCAGCGGACACACCCTCAAAGAGGTCAGGATCTTCTAGAATGAGGGGCAATTCATCTTGGGCTTACGACCAGCGACACAGAAAACATGGCAACAGGCAGCACGCCACCCCTGACCGAGAACCTCAGGTTCCCAGCAAATCCGCCTTGTCCAAGTTTGACGTATCAAACAACCAAAGCCCTGTGCCATCAGAGAGCTCAGAGCTTCTTCATGAGAAGTGTCTTTCCCCAGTGACAGGGACCTCCGTCCCCCCCAGCACATACCACTCTAGGACCGACCTGGACGACAACCAGCTGTGTCCTGACATGAACTCGGACGGCTTCTTGGCAGAGAGCAATAAATCGAAACGTTTCAGCAATACTTACAACATCTTGAGCAACTCCGGCCTGTTGGGCATCACCTTGCGCACCAAGCAGCTGATCAAGGACAACAAGCGCACCCAAAGTCAACTGCAGCTTCTTCAGGAGCATACGGCGCTCCTGCTGGAAGCGCTGGGAAGTGGAGACCCTCAGTTGTGGACTAAACTCCAGCTCTGTCTGCAGGACTTTAATAAGTAA
- the pgfb gene encoding vascular endothelial growth factor A isoform X1, translating to MNMKVRLVVEAALALYLLFAPAQSLPALSVNSTTNAAPTVLLFQDVWARSLCRTIEKLVEVVQEYPSEVEHLYSPACVPLVRCAGCCGDEKLECHPTLTTNVTMQLLKIRPAELGEEYVEMTFVEHQTCECRVRKPVGKVERKRQRGKGRRRKEKQKTKDCDRCHIPRR from the exons ATGAACATGAAAGTGCGCTTGGTGGTCGAGGCTGCGCTGGCTCTTTATCTTCTGTTTGCACCTGCACAG AGTCTCCCCGCATTGAGCGTAAACAGCACAACCAATG CAGCACCCACGGTGTTGCTGTTCCAAGACGTGTGGGCTCGGAGCCTGTGCCGAACCATTGAGAAGCTGGTGGAGGTGGTGCAGGAGTACCCATCAGAGGTGGAGCACCTCTACAGTCCTGCTTGTGTGCCTCTGGTGAGGTGTGCAGGCTGCTGCGGGGATGAGAAGCTCGAGTGCCATCCCACCCTCACCACTAATGTTACAATGCAG CTGCTGAAAATAAGGCCGGCAGAGCTTGGCGAGGAATATGTTGAGATGACCTTTGTGGAGCATCAGACATGTGAATGTAG AGTCAGAAAACCTGTTGGGAAGGTCGAaag GAAAAGGCAAAGAGGAAAAGGACGGAGGAGAAAGgagaagcaaaaaacaaaagactGTGACAG GTGCCACATCCCTCGAAGGTAA
- the pgfb gene encoding snake venom vascular endothelial growth factor toxin isoform X2 yields MNMKVRLVVEAALALYLLFAPAQSLPALSVNSTTNAPTVLLFQDVWARSLCRTIEKLVEVVQEYPSEVEHLYSPACVPLVRCAGCCGDEKLECHPTLTTNVTMQLLKIRPAELGEEYVEMTFVEHQTCECRVRKPVGKVERKRQRGKGRRRKEKQKTKDCDRCHIPRR; encoded by the exons ATGAACATGAAAGTGCGCTTGGTGGTCGAGGCTGCGCTGGCTCTTTATCTTCTGTTTGCACCTGCACAG AGTCTCCCCGCATTGAGCGTAAACAGCACAACCAATG CACCCACGGTGTTGCTGTTCCAAGACGTGTGGGCTCGGAGCCTGTGCCGAACCATTGAGAAGCTGGTGGAGGTGGTGCAGGAGTACCCATCAGAGGTGGAGCACCTCTACAGTCCTGCTTGTGTGCCTCTGGTGAGGTGTGCAGGCTGCTGCGGGGATGAGAAGCTCGAGTGCCATCCCACCCTCACCACTAATGTTACAATGCAG CTGCTGAAAATAAGGCCGGCAGAGCTTGGCGAGGAATATGTTGAGATGACCTTTGTGGAGCATCAGACATGTGAATGTAG AGTCAGAAAACCTGTTGGGAAGGTCGAaag GAAAAGGCAAAGAGGAAAAGGACGGAGGAGAAAGgagaagcaaaaaacaaaagactGTGACAG GTGCCACATCCCTCGAAGGTAA
- the slc35f4 gene encoding solute carrier family 35 member F4 isoform X2, which produces MTSAEIVVESCKQPCIGLEPLDGKNTLLPGKSTPSGGTGRTGPLVNGGPKVTDNGVHDIEDRILRITGYYGYNPGYSSHRREDGLESHAETPGSETSAESQSYQTCTSTVLKVFGGLLMVLCISSSWVGTTQVVKLTFQSFSCPFFISWFSSNWNILFFPIYYSGHVVTTKEKQTPIQKFRECSKLFGEEGMTLKLFVKRTAPFSILWTLTNYLYLLALKKLTATDVSALYCCHKAFVFLLSWIVLKDRFMGVRIVAAIMAITGIVMMAYADGFHGDSFVGVALAVGSASTSALYKVLFKMFLGSASLGEVAHFLSTMGFFNLIFISCVPLILYLTKVEQWGSLSSLPWGYMCGLAGLWLVFNILVHVGVVLTYPILISIGTLLSVPGNAAVDILKHAVIFSMVRLAATCIICLGFLLLLLPEEWDSATLRLLATIADKKSEDHGEELTESSMHTRSRSRANGAVSLPLA; this is translated from the exons ATGACCAGCGCCGAGATTGTTGTCGAAAGCTGCAAGCAGCCTTGCATCGGTCTGGAGCCCCTTGACGGCAAAAACACCCTCTTACCGGGCAAATCGACGCCGAGCGGGGGCACGGGTCGCACGGGCCCTTTAGTGAACGGCGGCCCCAAAGTGACAGACAACGGGGTGCATGACATTGAGGACCGCATCTTGAGGATCACCGGCTACTACGGCTACAACCCGGGCTACTCCAGTCACAGAA GAGAGGATGGTTTGGAGTCTCACGCCGAGACGCCCGGCAGTGAGACAAGTGCGGAGAGCCAGTCGTACCAGACATGCACCAGCACAGTGCTGAAGGTGTTTGGTGGCTTACTGATGGTGCTGTGCATCTCCTCCTCCTGGGTGGGTACCACTCAGGTGGTCAAGCTGACCTTCCAGTCATTCTCCTGTCCTTTCTTCATATCCTGGTTCAGCAGCAACTGGAATATCCTCTTCTTTCCTATTTATTACTCTGGACATGTGGTGACCACAAAGGAGAAGCAGACACCCATTCAAAAATTCAG AGAGTGCAGCAAGCTGTTTGGCGAAGAAGGAATGACTCTGAAGCTTTTTGTAAAGAGGACGGCACCTTTCTCCATCCTGTGGACGTTGACAAACTACTTGTACCTTTTGGCCTTGAAGAAGTTGACCGCTACTGATGTCTCCGCCCTTTACTGCTGCCACAAGGCTTTTGTCTTTCTCTTGTCCTGGATCGTCCTCAAGGATCGCTTCATGGGTGTCCGG ATTGTTGCTGCCATCATGGCCATCACAGGAATCGTCATGATGGCGTATGCTGACGGTTTCCATGGCGACTCCTTCGTGGGTGTGGCGCTAGCTGTGGGCTCAGCCTCAACTTCAGCTCTTTATAAG GTGCTATTCAAGATGTTCCTGGGAAGTGCCAGCCTTGGCGAAGTGGCTCATTTCCTTTCTACCATGGGTTTCTTCAACCTCATCTTCATCTCCTGTGTGCCCCTCATCCTCTATTTGACCAAAGTAGAGCAATGGGGCTCCCTCTCTTCACTGCCTTGGGGATACATGTGTGGCCTGGCAGGACTGTGGCTAG TATTCAACATTCTGGTTCACGTCGGTGTTGTCCTAACGTACCCCATTCTCATCTCCATAGGGACGCTCCTCAGTGTCCCGGGAAATGCAG CTGTAGATATCCTTAAACACGCGGTGATCTTCAGCATGGTCCGCCTCGCGGCCACGTGCATCATCTGCCTGGGTTTCTTGCTGTTGCTGCTTCCTGAAGAGTGGGACTCGGCCACGTTGCGCCTCCTGGCCACCATTGCAGATAAAAAGTCGGAGGATCACGGCGAGGAACTAACAGAGTCCAGCATGCACACCAGAAGCCGCAGTCGAGCTAATGGCGCCGTCTCCCTTCCCTTAGCATAA
- the slc35f4 gene encoding solute carrier family 35 member F4 isoform X1, whose protein sequence is MKKHSARVAPLSSYSTQVLTCPISEGEDGLESHAETPGSETSAESQSYQTCTSTVLKVFGGLLMVLCISSSWVGTTQVVKLTFQSFSCPFFISWFSSNWNILFFPIYYSGHVVTTKEKQTPIQKFRECSKLFGEEGMTLKLFVKRTAPFSILWTLTNYLYLLALKKLTATDVSALYCCHKAFVFLLSWIVLKDRFMGVRIVAAIMAITGIVMMAYADGFHGDSFVGVALAVGSASTSALYKVLFKMFLGSASLGEVAHFLSTMGFFNLIFISCVPLILYLTKVEQWGSLSSLPWGYMCGLAGLWLVFNILVHVGVVLTYPILISIGTLLSVPGNAAVDILKHAVIFSMVRLAATCIICLGFLLLLLPEEWDSATLRLLATIADKKSEDHGEELTESSMHTRSRSRANGAVSLPLA, encoded by the exons ATGAAGAAGCACTCAGCCCGAGTAGCTCCTCTCAGCTCCTACAGCACTCAGGTCCTGACCTGCCCCATTTCTGAAG GAGAGGATGGTTTGGAGTCTCACGCCGAGACGCCCGGCAGTGAGACAAGTGCGGAGAGCCAGTCGTACCAGACATGCACCAGCACAGTGCTGAAGGTGTTTGGTGGCTTACTGATGGTGCTGTGCATCTCCTCCTCCTGGGTGGGTACCACTCAGGTGGTCAAGCTGACCTTCCAGTCATTCTCCTGTCCTTTCTTCATATCCTGGTTCAGCAGCAACTGGAATATCCTCTTCTTTCCTATTTATTACTCTGGACATGTGGTGACCACAAAGGAGAAGCAGACACCCATTCAAAAATTCAG AGAGTGCAGCAAGCTGTTTGGCGAAGAAGGAATGACTCTGAAGCTTTTTGTAAAGAGGACGGCACCTTTCTCCATCCTGTGGACGTTGACAAACTACTTGTACCTTTTGGCCTTGAAGAAGTTGACCGCTACTGATGTCTCCGCCCTTTACTGCTGCCACAAGGCTTTTGTCTTTCTCTTGTCCTGGATCGTCCTCAAGGATCGCTTCATGGGTGTCCGG ATTGTTGCTGCCATCATGGCCATCACAGGAATCGTCATGATGGCGTATGCTGACGGTTTCCATGGCGACTCCTTCGTGGGTGTGGCGCTAGCTGTGGGCTCAGCCTCAACTTCAGCTCTTTATAAG GTGCTATTCAAGATGTTCCTGGGAAGTGCCAGCCTTGGCGAAGTGGCTCATTTCCTTTCTACCATGGGTTTCTTCAACCTCATCTTCATCTCCTGTGTGCCCCTCATCCTCTATTTGACCAAAGTAGAGCAATGGGGCTCCCTCTCTTCACTGCCTTGGGGATACATGTGTGGCCTGGCAGGACTGTGGCTAG TATTCAACATTCTGGTTCACGTCGGTGTTGTCCTAACGTACCCCATTCTCATCTCCATAGGGACGCTCCTCAGTGTCCCGGGAAATGCAG CTGTAGATATCCTTAAACACGCGGTGATCTTCAGCATGGTCCGCCTCGCGGCCACGTGCATCATCTGCCTGGGTTTCTTGCTGTTGCTGCTTCCTGAAGAGTGGGACTCGGCCACGTTGCGCCTCCTGGCCACCATTGCAGATAAAAAGTCGGAGGATCACGGCGAGGAACTAACAGAGTCCAGCATGCACACCAGAAGCCGCAGTCGAGCTAATGGCGCCGTCTCCCTTCCCTTAGCATAA
- the ap5m1 gene encoding AP-5 complex subunit mu-1 gives MSFRALWIITHDEGENASVRFSRRWATVEYRAKSLGGTLYVEVPEDTSVLRLLLTELGLSDPHKPFVLLRDDCRRCPKTPVHELRVGPGQETLWPVVAVTHGPLILACLGLVDVPLEPRPPLINLLCVSQAITFLLGLQNFLLGSGDKLDNEVMASRLATLPSVLLQVCPFGTPLDVPSVGATATSSVPLPAGNQKQPAWKTGFHRGRAVVNTALTETVRSMQFGDPSKQDTWDVYGTVMCKCEVEGVLPDVTVTLTLPPNGSPLQDIVVHHCVTSLDPSILTACSVDKYDGSSFSGPYKFPFSPPLEPFRLCGYTSQVPVPPILGSYQLKEEENHLLVSVTLKLHESVKNSFEFCEAHLPFFNRPLMATVDVKVSSGHVDVSKEKNLMAWILGQKFPKSREVTLEGRIAFSGPTAGPTDPICFDLTAYVKMYFKVPDTTLSGCYVDQHSVQVYSSAKPKIITSRELQSEDYFIWNSTSTPPIGQLLL, from the exons ATGAGTTTTCGTGCTTTGTGGATTATTACACACGATGAAGGTGAAAATGCTTCAGTTCGCTTTTCAAG GAGGTGGGCTACAGTGGAATACCGTGCTAAGAGTCTTGGAGGCACCTTGTATGTCGAGGTTCCGGAAGACACCTCAGTGCTCAGACTCCTGCTCACCGAACTGGGCCTGTCAGACCCACACAAGCCATTTGTCCTCCTTCGAGATGATTGCCGCCGCTGTCCGAAGACGCCTGTTCATGAGCTCCGCGTTGGTCCTGGCCAGGAAACCCTCTGGCCAGTGGTGGCTGTCACTCATGGACCTCTCATTCTAGCTTGCCTAGGTCTAGTGGACGTCCCCCTAGAGCCCCGTCCACCTCTAATCAACCTGCTGTGTGTCTCACAGGCCATCACATTTCTGCTCGGATTACAGAATTTTCTCCTGGGCTCAGGGGATAAACTCGATAATGAGGTTATGGCCTCTCGCCTGGCAACCCTTCCCTCCGTACTTCTGCAGGTTTGCCCTTTTGGTACGCCTCTAGATGTGCCCTCTGTCGGGGCTACTGCCACATCTTCTGTGCCCCTTCCGGCCGGGAACCAGAAGCAGCCAGCCTGGAAGACGGGCTTTCACCGGGGACGTGCTGTAGTGAATACAGCCCTGACAGAAACTGTACGCTCCATGCAGTTCGGTGACCCAAGTAAACAGGACACGTGGGACGTGTACGGCACTGTGATGTGCAAA TGTGAAGTGGAGGGGGTTCTCCCAGACGTTACAGTGACCCTCACTCTGCCGCCCAATGGGTCACCGCTGCAGGACATCGTGGTGCATCATTGCGTCACCTCACTGGATCCCAGTATCTTGACTGCATGCAGCGTCGACAAGTATGACGGCTCATCCTTTTCCGGACCCTACAAATTTCCATTTTCTCCACCTCTGGAGCCCTTCCGACTGTGCGGCTACACATCACAG GTACCCGTACCACCCATCCTTGGCTCATATCAACTAAAGGAGGAGGAAAACCATCTGCTTGTGTCAGTGACTCTGAAACTTCATGAAAGTGTGAAGAATAGTTTTGAATTCTGCGAAGCACACCTACCTTTTTTtaacag GCCTCTGATGGCTACTGTTGATGTTAAAGTGAGCTCTGGACATGTGGACGTTTCCAAGGAGAAGAACTTGATGGCATGGATTCTTG GACAAAAGTTTCCTAAATCTCGTGAAGTCACATTGGAGGGGAGGATCGCCTTTTCAGGGCCGACGGCAGGACCTACTGATCCCATTTGTTTCGACCTTACAGCCTACGTCAAA ATGTACTTCAAAGTGCCTGACACAACACTCTCTGGATGCTATGTGGACCAACACTCAGTACAGGTGTATTCCTCCGCTAAACCTAAAATAATAACCT CTCGGGAACTTCAATCGGAGGACTATTTCATATGGAATTCAACAAGTACTCCTCCCATTGGCCAGTTGTTGCTTTAG